In Tachysurus vachellii isolate PV-2020 chromosome 12, HZAU_Pvac_v1, whole genome shotgun sequence, the DNA window aatccatGTAATATCTAATTCATCTAATTCATAATGACGTAATTCATCCACTTCATTTTTTCCATCCTTTTTTGTCCTGGATGTCATGATATAACTGTGAGATgacatacattacacactattTTTCCTCTGTTGCCACAATTCAATGAACCCCATAAATCCTGTAGGTTTTGTTTACGGTGTTTGCGGTATCGGCATGACCGTATTCGTAGCCGTCCTGTGAGAGTAATGTAATGCTACACCGGCCTCCTGTTGTTAGATTTCCTATCGCTGTTGACTAATTATGGCGCTAAATCAGATATATTGTGCCACGTTTGGCATCAAATCTCATCCAAAATGATTATCCTTTACGCCGTGTGATTGTGTCTTTAACAGTAAAATCCGACTGATAAATCATACAGCGTGATGCCAGACGAAGAGCAATTGCCCCCAGGTGTGAAGGAGttaataaatgtgaaacatCACACCCAGTGTTCACAGGACAAGGAACCAGGATACAGCGCTTCCTAAAAAGTGGCTGAGTGTTCGTGTTGGAGTAACACAGATCACACatgtaaacaaatgtattaaatatcatGTCGATATACTTTCCTATAGGCACTTTGTGGAAAGTTTGGTCACTAAATGTACAGATTTTGCTTTGGATGTGTGcattttgtttatactgaacctcacacactctcagacaaaaatgtaccaaaatatacattttgtttttccttcttgtTGCTGTGGtggtgatattattattatatctttaaTGGGTTTTACCTGGAAACCTTTCAAAATATACATTCACTTCATGAAGCGCTAACTCAGGTTTATTTAAGGAgtttctgaggtaaaaaaaaagacagaaaattgcTTACAAAGCTATAAAACATGTCAGGGTCATAGTACTACCTCAGAGGCAAGGTTTAGTTCTTCTGTACTTTAATTTCCGAGAGTGTTGGACGTAGTAGCCAGATAATGTACACAGCTACAGCGGAGTAAAACGTATTGTGTTCGAATCTGTTATTTATCACAGCTTGAATACAGTAATAGAGGATAGATTCAGAGCTTCAAACAATTTTCCTTAAGATTCTGATCAGAAACACGAACAGTCACCCCGAGTTGCTGCGTTTTTCCTCCATACTTTTAGCAGTCTCAGGTTTCACAGCCAGAGATTCCCAATGATTTGCTTCCCTTCCCCCTTAAAACCGAAGCATCATGGAGACCATTCTACTTCAAATTAAAAAACCAAACTATATAAATAACCCTTTCCTACATCCAGAGGTTGTAGTATGTACATATTTGCAGATAAATCAGTCAGGATTACAACAGCCTACAGATTAGTACAGCCCTGCTCCAACACCTCTAAAGCAAAATATTTGAGATGCTTGCTCTAACGAGATGCTTATTTTAATCTGTCAAACTGACATTTCGGTGCGAGTTAACTCGGTGTTTGGATGGAAAACATGGACCGAGTGTAAGAAAAGGAGATCCTGGCATTCCACACCATGGGGGGGgtggcagaaagagagagacggaggcagaaagagagagacggagaggggggagagagagggaaagagagggaaagagaatgagaaagagaatgagaaagagaatgagaaagagagagagggggagagagagtgagggaaagagaatgagaaagagagagagagagggaaagagagaatgagagagagagagagagagagagagagagagagagagagagagagagagagagagagaatgagagagagggaaagagagaatgagagagagggagggaaagagagagagagagggaaagagagagagcgagagagggaaagagagagagagagagagagagagagagagcgctcaGCAGTCAGCAGATGTGGGGAATCGTTCCTCCCTCTGCATTGCAAGACACGCTAGCTTAATCAAACTCTGGGAAAacgaaataaacaaataataaataataataaaatgtatatagtgTGACCCAGGATTGCAAAATATACAGCagagaaaaaatacataataataataataataataataataatattattaataaacaacaataaaaatatatttataaaacagctgagtattctgtttctatagtgcccaaatatattttttgcttaatatttcaaacacacacacacgcacactaaaaaacatatatatacatacacacacacacacacacacacacacactaaaaaacatatatatacatacacacaccataaaaaGCTCTCCATGTATTGAAAGCTATTCTGTCTGGGATACATGCATAATTTAACCCACACCTGTCACGCGCTCGTGCTCAGGTCGGTGTAGCCTTACCTGAGCCGTCCAGCTCGAAATTATTTACACAATGCAATGCATTTATTCACGGATTTCATGCATTTTTCCAAAATGATAAGCATGTCAGAAGAAACCTTCCAAAATGCCTGGAGCACTATGGACAATGTCTTAgtatggagagaaagagaaatatatatatatataaaacatacctataaacacttctgtttatttttccatccTCCTCTGGGCTGTGTGGGTATCCCTGTATCCCTGTATTCCTGGTCACTTTTCCTGCAGTTCCTATTCCACTCTAAGGACTTCTGCTCACTGCTGAAACGCAGCTCGTGGATGTCAGAGATGAATCCCAGCATTCATCTGAAACAGATCCCACACATTCACCTACAGGACAAGATCTCAACCGTATCAGGAATCACGCTAATCGACACAAACGTCCTTCTGCATGTAAAACGAAAGCTTTACGAGGTTGCAACGCTCTTATAATCCATGTGAATCCACCTCTGTCTGCTTTCTATTGTTGGAGCGCCTTCACGACTGAAACCCCGCCCATAATCAAGACGCCTTACGTGATTGGTCCACAAACCACAAGTCCCGCCTCCACATAACCGACTCTACAATCAGGAGTCTTTCAATAATAAGTTACGGGTCCTTTAAAACCTtacaatgcattaaaaaaaagtcaattctTAACATTCAaagttatttacatttccattcTCCTGTATTATGATTGCTTTTAAGACATAAAGACATAAGCGACACTgaatataatgattttataatgAAAATTATCATTTCTTTAGATATTTCAGACTCATAATTGTCCAATATTTCAAAAGACACCGAATATGTAGCCAataaaaagataattattttattttttatgctgataaggattatttttttccctgatAATTAATTCTTAATATTACTCTTTAGGCACAAGTCTATACAAGGACAGCCCTCCAAGGTCCTAGAAGTTACATAAGAATTACGACACATTTCAAAGTcatttggtggtgtttttttaaaataatatatcaaacacaacaaataaaacagtcatttttttttactgaacacCGGGTTTGAGCTACAATATTTTCTGATTCTATAATACAGACGACGCTATCTATCGCTCGTACAGGACCCTTAGACAACAACATCGAAGATGGCGGCACTGGTCGGTTCCCTCGTTGCGTACGGCagtgattcagattcagattcagaaaaCGAGCCCGAgtctaaaacaaataaagaagaagTCGATCCAGATGCACTCGCACATCTTCAGCCTTTGAAATCTGGAAAACCTACAAGTTTAGCTCTTAATTCTGCGCCTGAAGTCGCTGTAAAGGTAAGTTAGCTTGCCGGCTAGCTACATGCTAAATGCTACATGCTAAATGCTACAAGTCTCTTAGTAAATTATCTTATTGGCATGAAAGTCTATGTATCAGTAACCGACACGTATTtgatgtttacatgtatttCTAGGCCTCCAGTGGAATTATGACATGAGGTCTAATAAAGGTTGTGTAGCTAGTTAGATAGTTAGCCGTGTTGCTAGTTATCTATAACTAACTAAACGTCCACAACCTTCACAGCTTAACTAGGTCTCCATGGCAACTTCGTCATGTTTTATCCTGCTGTTACTTGTGTTTCAGGAAGACGTTGAGACAGGAACACATCTGGATCCGTCTCTCAAGGAAATCAGCTACAATCCTACCTACGAAACCATGTTTGCTCCTGAGGTGAGATCTGTGGGTCTGTCGAGTGCAAACCGAGCTTTAGAACTATGTTGTAAACTATAGAACTATAAAATGtattgcttttgtgtgtgtgtgtgtgtgtgtgtgtgtgtgtgtgtatttatcacATGCTCATGAGATATGAGATGAAGGGAAagcgagagtgtgtgactgCAGAGATGAGCCAAGTAAAAGTCAAATGTTTAGAAAATGCCAGGAGTAATGCAATAATCCTGTCACATTAACACCTTGTTTTACAGTTTGGACCTGTTAATCCTTTTAAAACTCAACAAATGGCTGCACCCAGGAACATGCTGTCAGGATACGCCGAACCTGCCCATGTCAACGACTTTATGTTTGAACAACAACGGAGGACGTTTTCTACCTTTGGTATGGGTCGTGCATGACGGAATCCTGACATTTAAATAACTAAACGATTCATTCCTTACATGATGTCGTTATTCTGTCTTGTGCAGGAGTGGCGTATGAATAAATCTGACATTATCGTGTGTGTCGGTTAGCAAAGAGCTGATAAAACACTTCAGAGTACGAAAGATCTagagagactgttgtgtgtgaaaattccaTGAGTTCAGCATTCACACAAATACTCAAACACTGTTACTAACAATCAGGCCACGATCAAAATCAATGAGATTTCTACCTGAAACCGCTGGTCCACACCTGCGTGATTATATACGCAGCGCTGATGTGAtacgattggctgattagataacacTGCGAGTGTATACAAATCTAGTCATGTTCAGTTGTCACACcctttgttcattcatttttaattatgatCTCCACTGTGTTTTACAGGCTACGCCTTGGACCCCTCCGTAGACACCAATCAGATTTCGTCAAACAGTTACGTGGGAGCAGTGGACGAGGCGGAGAAACACAAAGGTAAAGTGTCTAGTGACATTGTGTCTTTTATGTGTTACGATGAACAACAGTGTCGGCGAACACCTTTATTTGGATCTCCTCAGGGCAAACTGTTTTCGAAACGGGCCCCAAAAAGAcggagaagaggaagaaagtaAAAGGAGGTGATGCCTCAGAAATCGATAGCTTCTTGGGACCCTGGGCTAAATATCAGGACGAAAAAGACGTCGCTAAACCCTCAGAGGTCAGCTGTAACGACAAGCTTCTTTTGTAGCGCttggttggtttgttttgtaGGATTTCTGTGTAATTCTGCGGGATTTTTTTTCATGGCAGGAGGAACAGAAGGAGTTGGATGAAATCACAGCCAAGAGGCAGAAGAAAGGCAAAAATGAGGAAGAGGCTCCTGCAGAGGAGAAGACCATCCTGCATGGTGAGAAGAGTATTTCTTTTTCGTGATGTTTCTGTTAGATAATAAAGTTGAACATATGCTGAAAAATATTACAGGTCAGCCATATTGTGCAAACAAGCTGATTTGCTTTAAATCAGCCAGGATGTAACGGGTAAATAAAAATTATCCTGAATAGGAGGGGGGAGGGGCTTGCTCCTTATTTCTCATGTCAATCACAGCGGCTCTAGTCAATCGAGtatctgtgagcttgtgtatgtgaaagaggGCAGACAGCATCACACGTTTTTGACGCCAAGATTTACATACGTTAGTCTATGTCACTCGTTGACGTGTCTAGGAACGTGTCTTTACTTCTAAATTCCTTGGTGTTTCAACGTAAAAGTgaacaaatttattatttatttatttattatttatcaaagTTATTGATAGAACAGAACGGCCACGTTAAATAAACTCCCCCAGTTCCGCTAtgtaatatttatctttatttatttttcctgttaCTTTGCAGTTAAAGATGCATACGATTACCAGGGCCGTTCTTACCTGCACATTCCTCAGGATGTGGGTATTAACCTGCGCTCAGCAGACATCCCTGACAAATGCTACCTGCCCAAAAAGCAGCTGCACGTCTGGACCGGACACACCAAGGTGAGGAGGGATCGGGGTTTAAGATCAACAACGTGGAATAAGATTAAAATCACTAACAgtttaactgtttatttattttatttatttttaggtcTATTTTAACACCTGTCTTTCTAATCCCAGTGAAAGCTGGGCTTCgaataaagacagaaatattgATTTGTTCTTCATTGTAGATGGTATTTGAGTTTCTTTCTGGCTGGTCagggttttattctttttttttttcttcaggataAGTATTCACTCTGTGTTCACCCTTTTGGCTCTTGGGAAGTGGCCATTACTGCTTCAACTGTATCACTAATCAGTATATCTTCCCATCTAACTAGATATCTGTCCAAatatggctggatggatggaacgATGGATGGACGGAGAGTTGggtagagggatggatggatgtatagtTGGATGGATAgttggaaggatggatggatagttggaaggatggatggatagttggaaggatggatggatagttggaaggatggatggatagttggaaggatggatggatagttggaaggatggatggatagttggaaggatggatggatagttggaaggatggatggatggatagttagaTGGATGCATAGTTAGAtgggtggctggatggatagataggtagatagatggatagttAACTGGGTGgctgaatggatagatggatgggtatctatctatctatccatctgtagATAGATATATTGATGCATGAATGGATGAGGGATGGAATGATGGATGATGGCTAAATTTCTGGATATATCTATCTGTCGAGCTTCCGGGAAACAGTGGAATACGATTTGGTCTTCTGCAGTCGTAGTCCATCTGCCTCAGAATTCACTGCATTCTGAGAAGTTTTTCTGCTCACTGCGGTTGTAAAGAGCGATCATTTGATATTCAAACCGATCCGTGCGTGATCATCTGACCCCTAGTGGCCACTCTGTGTAGAAATTCCTGCAGATCAGCACTTTCTCAACTACTCAGGCCACCTTGTCTGGCAGCTATAACATTTTCCCtccattctggattaaactAACTGACGCTCTTGACCTTTTCAAGTTTTTTTCACACTCCTGCAACATGCcacattgtgtgattgtgtaattgCATGAGTTGTTCTGCCTTAGAAAGATATTTTTAGCTTGACCTTTCCCTAAAATTTCTCACACTGTCAGCATTATATATATGATGCCAAAAGAAAATGAGCGATCTGTGTGTTTGATGGCTGTTTGTAATGTAATGGCAGTAGAGAGAGAAGGAGCAGCTCTGTGTCCAATGCTTTGTCTACAGTATTACTTATTTGAGAGTGTGTCCAGGTAAAAGAGTGTTTGAGACTGATCTACGACCTTGACGCATACGAAGCGCATCAGCTAATTATAAATGAGTGTCTCTCTAGTGTTCACATACTTATGACACAATAATGCAGAATGACACTTGTTATTTTCCTGAGGTTTAAGCTTCATCTTTGTTCATGTTCACAGGGTGTCAGCGCTATTCGTCTCTTTCCTGCATCTGGCCACCTGCTGCTCTCCAGCTCTATGGACTGTAAGATTAAGGTTTGTTATTTTCCACACAGTTCTCACAAGAACACCGGAGTACATTACACAATTCTGCGTTTCTCCTTAGGCAGACTATTGCTATACATAACCTGCTCTCTTTGCGTAAGTATTTAATATGAGAAGTAAGCAGTAAACTCAGGGTCAGTAACTACATGCTTGGGTTACACagaggagatatatatatatatctcctctGTGTAACCCAAGCATGTAGTTACTGACCCTGAGTTTACTGCTTACTtctcatattatttatatatatatatatatatacacacacacacacacacacacacacacacacacgccggaCTAAACTTTAGTGTTTTTTAGACAATGCTCTTATGCCCTTTACTGGAAATGGGGCATCATTTTCTACATCTTCTACACTTGTCCATATATTAAAAGCTCTTGAAATacctaaactaaacaaaacactgcAGACCTGCTGACTTTATGGTTTATGAAAAAACAAATCTAGGAATATAAACGAAACGGTGtaactttatttctctctgtagATTAGTGCTTCAGCTTTATGACTaattaatctatctatctatctatctatctatctatctatctatctatctatctatctatctatccatttttctctctacctatctatctatctatctatctatttatctatctatctatctatctttctctctatatAACAAGACAtctgtggatggatggatggatggatggatggatggatagacaaaGGAATGTATAGACAGATGGATAaatgaacagatggatggatggatagtggGATAGATAgttggataaatggatggatggctagaaggataaatggatggatggctagatggataaatggatggctggctggatgggtaaatggatggatggatggatggataaatggatagatggatggaaggatggatagctggacagatggatggatggattggataaatggatggatggatggatggatggattggataaatggatggatggatggatggatagatggacagatggattgatggacagatggatggatgggtagatagaccgacagatggatggatgaatggatagatagtTTGCTAGTTAGATGGGTGGCTTTAtagaaggatagatagataaacggATGGACAGTTAGATGGGTGGCTGGATagaaggatagatagatgtatatcaatccatccatccatctatctaacTAGACATCCATCCGTATATggatatatgtactgtatgtatatccAGCCATTCATCTAACTATATACATAAATTCCACTTTGTCACTCTGTTCTTAACACCCTCTTCCTTTCTTCCCCATGTGTAGTTATGGGAGGTGTACGGCGACCGCAGATGTTTACGGACGTTTATCGGTAAGGTCCAACTTTCCCTATTTCCGTACAGGGTTTGTTTGTTAGAGCTGAAACGACTGAAATTGGCGCCTCTTCAGACAGATTCACGTTCTGTTTGTTGTAACACAACCACATTATAGTGGATTCCAGCAACAGCGGCTCATATGTAGGTCACTTATAATAGGGACGAGCCGAGCTGCTGTTAAAACTTCAGCTCCAGTTTCCGTTACATGGCTGTAATTACGAGAACGTGTTATAGGAGATACAAGAATAAAAGACAACACGGTTATTGTTGTGTGAATCCCGGAGCGCCGTTAGCACCAGCTTATTGTTTATAATGTACCGGTGTTAATCTTCATATATACCACAGCAGATAtccaaataaatttgaatctaTGACCgaacatatttatattatttttttttattatttatttttttaataatatttgatatttatttataacaacgTTTAAAATACGCACTGAAtccagagactccttccataaacataaTGGCTTAATGTCGTCGCTCTCTTTATCCTTCGCTAATCGTTATTTCTCTTCGTTTCCGTCTCCTTCAGGTCACAGTAAAGCCGTACGCGATATCTGCTTCAACAACTCCGGTACCCAGTTTCTCAGCGCCGCATACGATCGCTATCTCAAACTGTGGGACACGGAGACAGGTGAGttgaaaaataagtaaataaataaatgtttttgtttcttgcCTAGCTTCAAACATTGAGTGTGTCCTGCTTTCTGCTCCACCAGCAGGAGGAGCCAAACCGTCTCATTATACAAGCCTTGTTAGGagattattacagtatatagggGTCCCTATattgcatgcttaaaaaagaaagaaacaaatttaGAAGCCTAAAGTgtcactttctgtttttttgcagGTCAGTGCATCTCGAGGTTCACTAACAGAAAAGTGCCCTACTGCGTGAAGTTCAACCCAGACGAAGAAAAGCAAAGCCTGTTTGTAGCTGGCATGTCGGACAAGAAGATAgtgcaggtttgtgtgtgtctaagagGCTGAAATATTGCCTGCCGAGGTGTCCTTAACTTCCAGCTTTGTAGTATAGCGCGCACACACGTCCAAGGTATTAACTCCCGTCAGTAAATCTCAAGACAAGACCTTATTTCACACTCTGTGGTTTCCTCTATAAAGAAAGAGGAGCGTACTGAAGTGTACACAGAGTCACACGGGGCTTTGCAGAGCTATCCATAAACCACAAGAACAGCAGCAACGTAAATGTGTCGAGAACAAATAATCCCGACTGAGACATCACTGACctctaacttttttctttttatactttCTGAGTCTTTTCGTCTCTGACTTCCGGCGCAACGGTCCATCCGTCACTGACTGGGAGATGAAGTTTCTATTTAGTGAGCTATTGTATGTAGCAGAAACTCACCTCTTCTGTTTGTCTCACCTTTTTCTCCTCTCAGTGGGACATACGCTCCGGGGAGGTGGTTCAGGAATACGACCGTCACCTGGGAGCCGTCAACACCATCACGTTTGTGGACGATAACCGTCGCTTCGTCAGTACGTCCGACGATAAGAGCCTGCGTGTGTGGGAATGGTAAGTTACCAGAGCTGGAGTTAGAGCAACTTGGaaaaagattaaaacaaaaaaaaaaacagtgaaggtAAAGTAAAGTAAGAAAGCAGCAAAAAGTATCGTATTAGTCTACAAATGTTCCACACTAGACCTTTGTCTCGTTTTAACAGACAGCTGCACAAAGCTATGTGGATAAGAGATCCATTTTTTTAggtgtaaattaaataaatttgacGGAAACATGGACCAATGGTGCGAGAGGATTGTCCAACGAGGAAGGTCCCGGGTCAAAGACTCGTTTTTGGATCGTAACGAGGCAGGAAgtgaacagataaaaaaaactagCAGACGGTTCTGTAGGACTCCATCCATCTGTATGCTATAAGCTTCTGCAGCATGTGAATTATTACTAAAAATGAagctacatttaatatattGCTTATTTATTGCACtggtttatgttttattttgtttctgggTATTTTCTTAGATAAAGCCTGAAATAGTCTAGAACgtctagaattttttttttaaatgtatttattttaattactaattaaagaaataaataaatatgaattaaaatgcataataaaatacattcgcGAGCTTGAGCTTggttttagttatttaaaaataaatgtgatacatttttttaattaaaccctAGCTATCAGTGGTTTAAAGTGTGATGACGATCATtagtaaaaaatgtatttaataaaagattttattaaatCCAGGCGGCTTTTGTATGCGTCGGGTTTGTGCTCATTTCTGAAAGCACTGTAGAAAGACACCTGAACTTTTCACGCTTACTGAACTGCAGCTACTTGATTAACCTCAGTGATGTCGCCTCTGATGGTTTGGCCTTCTACAGACACCACGGATCATTCAGCAAGCGCCTGGTGTCCTTGTATCACATCCTCGGATTTCAGCCTCTATCCGTCCGCCGTAGctgtttttaatttcaattgGCTCCAGACTGAAAGCTCTGTGCCAGCAGCTTGTGAAGCTAATCATGAGCTCGCAGATGTAACGTGTCAGTTTGGTGATTCGACCTGATCGGGGCTTCCACTCTCCAGCTGAGGCTCACGTTACCTTGTTGGGCTTTTGTTGAGGTTGTTTATGCAGGTTTGTTCGCTCTTGATCAGTAGCTGATGTGATAGCTGGATTTGGCAGGTCTCCTCAGTGCACAGGGACATTTAGTCAGCGGGGTGGGAGCTGGAACGCTCACCAAGCACCAAGCACttttactccacacacacacacacacattgtaggttttttttatcCCTCAGGCCTACTTGTATGGACGGATTAAAGAGCTCAAAAGCCAGGAAGCTGATGAAAATATGCAATGAACGGAACAAAATGGGGAagcagtgagagaaagagagtgaggagAGGGCAGATAATAAGACGAGCAAATCAGAGAATCATGTTTAGAGACTGAAGAAAGTCATATCTCCTCCGATctgttctgattttattttgggtGTTTTGTGTCTGACGTCGCTCAGGTTTCAGCGACGGCCCAGTTTTTAGGCTGCTTTCCCTGAGTTGGTTTATACATTCCagatgtgtgtggagagagagggggcgagagcgagagagggggcGAGAGAGGgggcgagagagcgagagagagacagggagggagagacagggagggagagacagggagggagagacagggagggagagacagagagggagagacagggagggggagagacagggagggggagacagagagggagagacagggagagacagagagggagagacagggagggggagagagggagggtgcgAGAGGGAGggtgcgagagagagcgagagggggaGCGAGAGGGGGAGCAAGAGAGAATGAgccagagacagggagagagagagggtgcgAGAGCGAGAgggggagcgagagagggagcgGGAGGGCTGAGAGCTGGAGAGGGAGCGagcaagtgtgtatgtgttttccaTCACTGATGATTGTTAAATCACTTGAAACTACACATCAGACTTTTCCATTCCCTTCTGTATagacagaaagaactggttattgtttactgttattAATTAATGAGCAGATTCATTAAGAACAGACTCCCAGACAGAAAGATAATGGGCTTAGATGTTTTTAATTACAAGTCATTAGACATCTAGCACTCCACAGTTAGATGAGGCTGTTTAACTGAATAGGTGACTTGATGTAAGTATAGCAGATGTTTTTGTCCATATCGCTCTGTATCTCAGCTCTAAATGCCCTCAGCAGAAAAAGAGCAACATGCTTCATTCTTAACAAGAAAACATGGATCTTGTAACAAGTCGCTTGCTTGAGTTCATGTCCTGGCACCACTGACGTCCATCGGGAACAAAATTGGTCAAACTCTCTGCGTGGGAAGAATGATGTTCTTCAGCAGATGATTTCATTAAGAGGGCATGTGGGGTTTTTAATATGGTAAATATTTCCTTTCATAGAGGAGGGCAGATGTTTCATGGAAGAGGGCAGA includes these proteins:
- the cdc40 gene encoding pre-mRNA-processing factor 17, which translates into the protein MAALVGSLVAYGSDSDSDSENEPESKTNKEEVDPDALAHLQPLKSGKPTSLALNSAPEVAVKEDVETGTHLDPSLKEISYNPTYETMFAPEFGPVNPFKTQQMAAPRNMLSGYAEPAHVNDFMFEQQRRTFSTFGYALDPSVDTNQISSNSYVGAVDEAEKHKGQTVFETGPKKTEKRKKVKGGDASEIDSFLGPWAKYQDEKDVAKPSEEEQKELDEITAKRQKKGKNEEEAPAEEKTILHVKDAYDYQGRSYLHIPQDVGINLRSADIPDKCYLPKKQLHVWTGHTKGVSAIRLFPASGHLLLSSSMDCKIKLWEVYGDRRCLRTFIGHSKAVRDICFNNSGTQFLSAAYDRYLKLWDTETGQCISRFTNRKVPYCVKFNPDEEKQSLFVAGMSDKKIVQWDIRSGEVVQEYDRHLGAVNTITFVDDNRRFVSTSDDKSLRVWEWDIPVDFKYIAEPSMHSMPAVTLSPNGKWLACQSMDNQILIFGAQNRFRLNKKKVFKGHMVAGYACQVDFSPDMSYVVSGDADGKLNVWDWKTTKLYHRIKAHDKVCISAIWHPHETSKVITCGWDGQIKLWD